CATCCGTGCTCGCCGGGCCGGTGCCGGCGGCGGTGGTCGAGTCGGTGGAGTTGCCCCCGCACGAGCCGGAGGACGGCGTCCGCGACGCGACGCACGCCCCCGACCTCACCGGGAGGATCGATGCCGACACGGTGAAGGCGGTACTCGCGGCCCAAGCCGCCGCAAAGGCGGCTTCCCCGGCCGCGGCTACAGCAGTTGCGGCCGAGGCGGCACCGGCCGCGGAGGCCCCGACGGCCACCGAGGACGACGCTCCAGGGTTCGCCGACGCGGAGCCGGAGCCCGAGGACGCCGTGACCGATGTCGTCGCCGTGGACCCTGCCCCGGCCGTCGTGGCCGAGGCGGACGCGCCCGGCATCGCCGACGCCGAGCCGGAGCCCGAGACGAATCCCGCGCCGAAGCCCGAGCCCGGGCCGGAGAAGATCACGAAGAGCTGAGATCCCGTGTGGAACGGCGTCGCACCGCACTGCGGTGGCACCAACGCGCTGCGACGCCGTTTCGCGGGAAAGCGGTACCGCGTCAGAAGAACGTGCCGCAGAACGGGGCGGCGTCGGTAGCGAACAACTCGTCGGCGACGGCGAGCGCCCCGGGCTCGGCCACCTCGACCCGACCGACGGCGGCCAGCTGCGCCCAGCGCGTCCCGCCGAGGTAGAGCGCGCCGAGCGTCGCGACACCGACGGTGAGGTGCGGCGCCGCGGTCGTCGGCTTCACGCCGGACGCGCTGATCCAGTACGACCCGGAGTTCTCCGGGAGCACCGGATCGGTGACCCCGACGACGATCTCACCGCTCCCCCGGTACGACCGGGCGGCCAGCGCGGCCGGTACGTCGACCAGCCGCAGCCAGATCTCGTCCTCGACCGCGACCGTGCGGACCGGTCGCTCGTCGACGAGCATCAGCCGCAGCGGATCGTCGAGCGCCAGCGCCCCGAACCGCACGGTGTCCACCAGATCGATCGTGAACAGGTACCGCAGCAGCGCGGCCCGGGTCACGTCGTCGGCCGCGACGAGATCGTCGACCTCCACCGCGCCCGGTTCGTCCGGTCCGGAGGCGGCGTGGTACCGGGCGTACCCGGTCTCCGCTCCGGGCCGCCCGTGGACGACGACATGCGGCTCCTGCTTGTCTTCCTCGGCCCGCACCCGGCGGGTGGCCCACCACTCGTCGGTGCGGGAGATCGCCCCGATCCACCCCGGGTCGACCCGCTCGTAGATCCGGCGCTGGAGCGGCCAGCGCTCGTCCGGTCGGGCCAGCCGCACCGGGCCGCCGAGCGGGACGCCCGCCCGGAACGCCGCCCGGCGGGCGGCGACCTCGACCACCTGGTTCCACCCGGCCACCCCGTAGCCGTACCGCTCGTAGATGCCGCCCTCCGCCGCGCGCAGGGTGGCGATCGGGACGCCGCGCTGCCGCGCGTCGGAGAGCTGGGCGTTCATCAGGGCGCGCGCCACCCCGCGGCGGGTGTGGGTCGGCAGTACGCCCACCCGGGTCACCGCCAGGTGGGGCAGCCGGGCGCCGCCGGGAACCACGATCCGGGTGCTGAAGGCGCAGGCCGTGCCGACGAGTTCGTCGTCGACGTAGCCGCCGAACGTGCGGCCGGGCTCGTGGATCGCGGTGATCTCACCGGGCCATCGCGGGATGCCGACCAGCGCGATCCGGAACACCTCGAACGCCGCAGCGAGATCGTGAGGTGTCTCGAGGACGCGCGCTACCGGCCGGGTGACTGGGGTTTCTGTGTGCTGCACAGCCGCCACTCCACCATTCGGCACGTCGGCTGTCATGTCGAATTCGCCCCGGTGTGCGTGGCCGAGGCACGGGGCGAAGGTGGGGCCGGCCGGTGGACCGGGTCAGGCCTTGAGCGCCGCGGTCACGGCGTCGGCCAGCGACGTCGGCGGGCGACCGATCAGGCGGCGGAGATCGC
The window above is part of the Cryptosporangium minutisporangium genome. Proteins encoded here:
- a CDS encoding GNAT family N-acetyltransferase; this encodes MQHTETPVTRPVARVLETPHDLAAAFEVFRIALVGIPRWPGEITAIHEPGRTFGGYVDDELVGTACAFSTRIVVPGGARLPHLAVTRVGVLPTHTRRGVARALMNAQLSDARQRGVPIATLRAAEGGIYERYGYGVAGWNQVVEVAARRAAFRAGVPLGGPVRLARPDERWPLQRRIYERVDPGWIGAISRTDEWWATRRVRAEEDKQEPHVVVHGRPGAETGYARYHAASGPDEPGAVEVDDLVAADDVTRAALLRYLFTIDLVDTVRFGALALDDPLRLMLVDERPVRTVAVEDEIWLRLVDVPAALAARSYRGSGEIVVGVTDPVLPENSGSYWISASGVKPTTAAPHLTVGVATLGALYLGGTRWAQLAAVGRVEVAEPGALAVADELFATDAAPFCGTFF